The DNA segment ATTGTCTCCCACAGCCCATCAGTCGCCAGTACCAGAAATTTATCCTGTGGCCTTAATCGGTGGTAAGTTACTTCTGGTTCAGCAGTGAGATAAGGAGGTGTGTAATAATTAGGAGGGATGAACTTGGTGTATTCATTGTCATTCAACTGGTCTGGGCCAGATTCTATCACTCTCTTCTGAAGGTCAATGCTCCATTTGAACTTGACGTCTCCAAAAGCCCGAAAAGGCATCAGCAAGCCAAGCAGCCGATCCTGTTTCACCACACTCTTGGCCTCGTTCTTTGGGTGCTCCAGTTTCAGCCGTTCCACTTCTCTCTCATTCTGAGCGTTGTGGTCATTAGACAGCGTGACTGCCGACCAAGAGCCGTCCTCTTCCTGCACTCCCAGCATGGCTCTGCTATCGCCAGTGTTGGCCACGTGAAGGTCAACGCCATCCACGTGGGCCACGCAAGCTGTGGCCCCAGAAAATGCCACTCGAAGCACTAGGTAGTTGAGGAAAGAATTGGGATCACCAACTTGAGCCTCCAAGGAGATGTCATTATCAAGCCTCTTGAAAGCATTAATCAAAGCCTCCTTAACATCAATATCAGTCGACTCCCCAGTGTTGAGGTCAATAAGCTCTTGCCAGTAAGTCCTCAAGCTGTTGAAATATAACTTGGATGCCTCCTTACTGAAGTAATCGTTGGGGTGCTTGTGCCACTGGAGAATGGGCAGCAGGGCTCGACCACTCTCTACAGCATTTTCGATCTCCAGCAAAGTCTCGTGGGGTAACAAAGAGACAGCAATATAATAAAAGAGTCTTTCACTAACTGCCTGGGAGCAAGCACAGCCTGCGTGGCCATCAAAAACCCCCAAAAGCATCCCTCTGGTCTGCAAGCAGGTTGCTGCACTCCTCCGGTCCTCAATGGGTGCGTTTGCCGGCAGCTGATTGCTGTCAAATCCAAGGACAGAACTTATATTTTTGCCATCAAATTCTGGCACTTTGAAACTGTACTCATTAGCTTTCAGGATGCTATTGACTTGGGGAGGTGTGAGGTAAAACTTCTGCGGTGTGGAAGCATATCTCCTTCCTTGGGTGTACTGCCACCAGCTCTCCTTTGGCCTGTAAAAGGTAGCATACGCCGGATGGGGTGTGTATCTCGGGCGACTCTGCGGAATATAAGGGGGTGAGCAGCAGAGATGTTTGTGGTGGCAGTAACATGCAGTGCCATAGATTCTGCTCAGTTCACAGTTACGAATCAGAGGGAAAAACAGTTGAGTTGGTGCTGGCATGGCATCAGAGAACAGTGGCAGGCTGGAACTTCTGACCGGGATTCCTAGACAGCAATTTCACAGGTACgcacaaagaaaaaaagttacagaTTACTTaatctatttttgctttcataaCAGATATTTAGCAGGTGAATTTACAAGTGCCCCGTGCCTCCTAAGGTACTATATTTTACACATATACCATGTACTATCTCTACAGGATATACTCTGCTAAGTGCACTCGATTACTTAATGGAGCCAGGGGCAAACTGTCTTCcagttttacttttctctttgtaGTTCTTTATGCAGCACAAACTGGGCAGAATGTACAATAGATCTGGCTGGGAAGAGCGGAGATGAAGGTTATATAACATCATGCAGTGGCAGTCTACCTGGCCAATCACCCTTCTTTTTATCCTTAAAAAAGGCcatgggtctcccatattgcacaGGGACTTTTCCCATTTATGAAGATCCTGTTTCTAGAGCCATGGTCAATGGTTAGCATTTGATACACCTGGACAGCACCATAAATGTGTTTGGATGCAGCCTCGACCTGTGTGTATTCATGAATTATTTGTACAATATATACATACGTTACTATAATTAACACGTACACGAAAAATCTTACATAATGGATAAAAATAGAAGTTCCAAAATGCCCTCCTTGCATCCAGGAGATGGTCTTGCAAACAATGCTTCTCCAGACCACTGTGCCGATTTGGCAAGTTTAGGGACACAGGTCTGCCACCAAGTCACCAAATAATCCTGGAAAAGTGGGCaggtttcatttattcattaattttactatattttttgtgattaaaaaaaaaaaaacaagtattttagTAGCTCTAAAACTTTATTAGTAACATAAATGGTCTCAGTTCTGGAACTTAATTTACTTGTTAGTATTTTCCTCTGCCTATCAGCCATAAAAGAAAGCTACAGAAATATGGTCTTCATCTTTTATGGACCCCAAGTAGAATTCACCCGTAGAAAAATAttctcttacattttaaaaaatggttatctATTTGCCTTTGGAAATCAATAAACAGTGAAACAGTAGTCTAATGTTCTACGGTTTGGCTTAAAAAGGTAGAGCATTATACTcgtgaataaatgaaaaatcgtATCACTTATATCTGGAAGTGGAACACTGAAAACATTTTGATGAGCATTTATCTAGAAAATGTAATAAACATGTATCAATAAGCCAGGTAATCTATACACGAAAAGAATCCCTCTTGTAACACATATTTCCCCTGAATTCTTGAGGTATGGCCTCAAAGTGTTTAACTGGCCTATAAACAAATAGGCTTTAGAAATATCTTAAATAGGGAAACAAATGCaataaacaaaaaggaataaggaagagaaaatcaCTTGAGCCTTAATATCAACTATTTCTTCCTAAGGTTGAACACGTTAagaaaaatttttacaaatatcATAGAGTATTAgctatatattacattattttcacATACCCTTTTTGGAAAAACAGTTAGAAAAATGATAAGTGGAATATAGGGAGCAAACACTGAGTTTGCTTCGGTAATAAGCACTGTGTAAGCCAGTCATATAGAACCCCTTTTGCATGTGATAGAATGTACCATTATTTTAACTGCACTATTTAAGAAGAAATTTGtttacaaaattgaaaacaagatTAGGCAAGAGAAGGTAATGAATAGAATTTTGGAAATAAGAGCAATAACTAAATAACGTCTGAAAGGCAGTCAGGTCTTTCAGAAGACCTGAAATTCCAGAAGAACAGGAATCTATCAAGAATAACCACTTAAATAACAGCACTTTAAACTGAATACCTGAAAGTCATCCAAAGGTTAAGTGTACATGACTGAGCCAGGAGATGTGCTACAACGCTGGGCCACATGACATTGGCTTTCAGATACGAACGATATCTCTTGCTAGGTTTGTATGCA comes from the Bos indicus isolate NIAB-ARS_2022 breed Sahiwal x Tharparkar chromosome 14, NIAB-ARS_B.indTharparkar_mat_pri_1.0, whole genome shotgun sequence genome and includes:
- the PDP1 gene encoding pyruvate dehyrogenase phosphatase catalytic subunit 1 isoform X3, translating into MPAPTQLFFPLIRNCELSRIYGTACYCHHKHLCCSPPYIPQSRPRYTPHPAYATFYRPKESWWQYTQGRRYASTPQKFYLTPPQVNSILKANEYSFKVPEFDGKNISSVLGFDSNQLPANAPIEDRRSAATCLQTRGMLLGVFDGHAGCACSQAVSERLFYYIAVSLLPHETLLEIENAVESGRALLPILQWHKHPNDYFSKEASKLYFNSLRTYWQELIDLNTGESTDIDVKEALINAFKRLDNDISLEAQVGDPNSFLNYLVLRVAFSGATACVAHVDGVDLHVANTGDSRAMLGVQEEDGSWSAVTLSNDHNAQNEREVERLKLEHPKNEAKSVVKQDRLLGLLMPFRAFGDVKFKWSIDLQKRVIESGPDQLNDNEYTKFIPPNYYTPPYLTAEPEVTYHRLRPQDKFLVLATDGLWETMHRQDVVRIVGEYLTGMHHQQPIAVGGYKVTLGQMHGLLTERRAKMSSVFEDQNAATHLIRHAVGNNEFGAVDHERLSKMLSLPEELARMYRDDITIIVVQFNSHVVGAYQNQEQ
- the PDP1 gene encoding pyruvate dehyrogenase phosphatase catalytic subunit 1 isoform X1 — protein: MDGPVPGRASAGVWAPAASSCSSAAPEGRMCVCPGPRRIGIPVRSSSLPLFSDAMPAPTQLFFPLIRNCELSRIYGTACYCHHKHLCCSPPYIPQSRPRYTPHPAYATFYRPKESWWQYTQGRRYASTPQKFYLTPPQVNSILKANEYSFKVPEFDGKNISSVLGFDSNQLPANAPIEDRRSAATCLQTRGMLLGVFDGHAGCACSQAVSERLFYYIAVSLLPHETLLEIENAVESGRALLPILQWHKHPNDYFSKEASKLYFNSLRTYWQELIDLNTGESTDIDVKEALINAFKRLDNDISLEAQVGDPNSFLNYLVLRVAFSGATACVAHVDGVDLHVANTGDSRAMLGVQEEDGSWSAVTLSNDHNAQNEREVERLKLEHPKNEAKSVVKQDRLLGLLMPFRAFGDVKFKWSIDLQKRVIESGPDQLNDNEYTKFIPPNYYTPPYLTAEPEVTYHRLRPQDKFLVLATDGLWETMHRQDVVRIVGEYLTGMHHQQPIAVGGYKVTLGQMHGLLTERRAKMSSVFEDQNAATHLIRHAVGNNEFGAVDHERLSKMLSLPEELARMYRDDITIIVVQFNSHVVGAYQNQEQ
- the PDP1 gene encoding pyruvate dehyrogenase phosphatase catalytic subunit 1 isoform X2 — protein: MCVCPGPRRIGIPVRSSSLPLFSDAMPAPTQLFFPLIRNCELSRIYGTACYCHHKHLCCSPPYIPQSRPRYTPHPAYATFYRPKESWWQYTQGRRYASTPQKFYLTPPQVNSILKANEYSFKVPEFDGKNISSVLGFDSNQLPANAPIEDRRSAATCLQTRGMLLGVFDGHAGCACSQAVSERLFYYIAVSLLPHETLLEIENAVESGRALLPILQWHKHPNDYFSKEASKLYFNSLRTYWQELIDLNTGESTDIDVKEALINAFKRLDNDISLEAQVGDPNSFLNYLVLRVAFSGATACVAHVDGVDLHVANTGDSRAMLGVQEEDGSWSAVTLSNDHNAQNEREVERLKLEHPKNEAKSVVKQDRLLGLLMPFRAFGDVKFKWSIDLQKRVIESGPDQLNDNEYTKFIPPNYYTPPYLTAEPEVTYHRLRPQDKFLVLATDGLWETMHRQDVVRIVGEYLTGMHHQQPIAVGGYKVTLGQMHGLLTERRAKMSSVFEDQNAATHLIRHAVGNNEFGAVDHERLSKMLSLPEELARMYRDDITIIVVQFNSHVVGAYQNQEQ